From Humibacter ginsenosidimutans, a single genomic window includes:
- a CDS encoding site-2 protease family protein — MSGDRVVSATTARPSRPRSQLSSAIQGSAGETVPMVVERDGEDVTLNVTPRRTETQGDRRLARRRPSRGDDRHHPPTTQFEPQSLGTAFSVTGEQPDRSPGWWPINCRSAWWGVWNAAFGSSERSASSPVGIIGVGRMAGEIADSNAYAFASKIQLVLSLLASLNLALFVFNMIPLLPLDGGHIAGAAWEWMKRGWFKLTCRGTRRRSRSTWQGSCRSRTR, encoded by the coding sequence ATGTCCGGTGACCGTGTCGTCTCCGCTACGACGGCAAGACCATCACGACCCCGGTCCCAGCTCTCCTCGGCGATCCAGGGCTCGGCAGGCGAGACCGTTCCCATGGTGGTGGAGCGGGACGGCGAGGACGTCACGCTGAACGTGACCCCGCGCCGCACCGAGACCCAGGGTGACCGACGCCTGGCGCGACGTCGACCGTCGAGGGGGGATGATCGGCATCACCCCCCGACCACGCAGTTCGAGCCTCAGTCGCTCGGCACGGCGTTCTCGGTGACGGGCGAGCAGCCGGACAGGTCGCCGGGGTGGTGGCCAATCAACTGCCGCAGCGCATGGTGGGGGGTGTGGAACGCGGCGTTCGGGTCGAGCGAGCGGTCGGCATCCAGCCCGGTCGGCATCATCGGGGTCGGCCGCATGGCGGGCGAGATCGCCGACAGCAACGCCTACGCGTTCGCGTCGAAGATCCAGCTCGTGTTGAGCCTGCTCGCCTCGCTCAACCTGGCGCTCTTCGTGTTCAACATGATCCCGTTGCTGCCGCTCGACGGCGGGCACATCGCCGGTGCCGCGTGGGAGTGGATGAAACGCGGCTGGTTCAAGCTCACCTGCCGAGGCACGCGTCGCCGAAGCCGGTCGACATGGCAAGGCTCATGCCGCTCACGTACGCGGTGA